CCGATTTCAGCGGTCATGGAAGACCCGGCGCGTCCGGTGAGCATGATGGCGGTGAGTACCGGACCTAGTTCACGGACCAGAGAAAGGGCCACTGCTGCGCCCAGGAAACCGTCGGAGCCGAATTTGGATAACGCATACTGGGTCTGGAGACCGACAACCATGCCCGTAAAAAGCCCGATCAGGGAGATGACAGTAAGAGATTTTACTCCGATGAAGTAAAGTTCTTTTACCGTTTTTTGGAAGATTCCCAGAGAACTGAATACGTGAAAAATGCCGTCCAGCAGGAAAATGAACATGGCACCTGCTTCGGAGAGCAGGTGCATACAGTATTTACCCAGCAGGTTTAAGGGCAGGAGCATTTTGTTTTCGGATTCAGCTTGGGACATGGTCGTTTTATATATAAATTCTGTATAAAAAAGTTAATTCAGTAGTTACTCAGCCTAAACCGTCCACTTAGCACAGTGATCAGGAAAATAAAAGAGTGAAAAGCCTGTAACGGCAGTAATTTCATTGACCGGGTGAGTTTTTACCCGCAAACTTTTATCAATCCTCATCATCAAGGCCGTTTTTGTTCTCCCACCAGCTTGGCGGAGGGCCGAGATACCACCAGTCCTTGTGGTCAGTTTCAGCTATTTTATCGGCCAATTGCTGTCCTTCTTCAGTGCGCAGCCGTTTTAAGGCCGATTCCAGCCATTTTCCTGCATAGGGGTTGCCCATGTCCAGCTCTTCCTTGAGATTGAGAATGAAGTCAAGCTGGTCTGCATCCTGAGCCAGTTTTGATTCAAGGGTCTCACACTCTTCCAGTTCCTCCCAGTGGGGGAAAATTTTGTCTTCCAGCCCGGTTCCGGCCAATGTGTGGCGCAGAGCCCGGTCCCGGTAGCTGCGGTTATAGATACGGTTTACGTAGTTGAAGTCCCCGGTGCGGGCTTCATGCAGGTCATGGAACAAACACATGAATACTGTACGGGCCATATCCGCTCCGGCCATGTCGGCCAGTACGTAACCAAGTACCGCCACCCGGTAGGAGTGGTCGGCTACGGATTCGGAACCAGTGCCTAAGAACTGGTATCCGGTACGCGGGGTTTTGCGCAGCATGCCGACCTCAAAGAGGAAATCGGCAAGTCTGGTCATCTTGTCGCGGTTTTTAAGGTTTTTCATCATATAAATATCTGGTTCTGACAGGGGATTGTGAAATTATTATGACCTGTAGTCGGCATTGATGCTGATATATTCGCGGGTCAGGTCGGACGCCTGAAGCAGGGATGATCCTTTGCCGTCGCCGAGGGTGATGTTAACCTGAACATCCTGTTTGCGCATGATCGGTTCCAGTAGGGCGTCCATGTCGCCTTCCACAGGCTTACCTTTTTCAAAGACCACGATTTTGCCGAAACTTAAGGTCAGCTTTTCGGGATCAAACTCAGCTCCGCTGCGGCCTGCTGCGGCGACAATGCGGCCCCAGTTGGGGTCTTCGCCGAAGAGTGCAGTCTTGACCAGCGGAGAGTTGCCCACAGCCCGGACGATAAGCTGCGCATCTTCATCAGATGCCGCTCCGGTCACATTGATGTGCATGACTTTGGTTCCGCCTTCGGCATCCTGAACAATCATGTAGGAAAGCTGCTGGCAGATATCCAGAAGCAGGGCTTCGATGGCATCTTTTATGTGATCATTGTCAGCCTTCACACCGGAAGCACCGTTGGCAAAGGCCATGACCGTATCATTGGTGCTGGTGTCTCCGTCTACTGTGACACAGTT
This sequence is a window from Desulfovibrio sp. JC010. Protein-coding genes within it:
- a CDS encoding HD family hydrolase, with product MMKNLKNRDKMTRLADFLFEVGMLRKTPRTGYQFLGTGSESVADHSYRVAVLGYVLADMAGADMARTVFMCLFHDLHEARTGDFNYVNRIYNRSYRDRALRHTLAGTGLEDKIFPHWEELEECETLESKLAQDADQLDFILNLKEELDMGNPYAGKWLESALKRLRTEEGQQLADKIAETDHKDWWYLGPPPSWWENKNGLDDED